In Pyrus communis chromosome 1, drPyrComm1.1, whole genome shotgun sequence, the following are encoded in one genomic region:
- the LOC137729213 gene encoding serine/threonine-protein kinase-like protein At5g23170: MVNFDYDELVNATGSFSPTRLVGKGSHGMVYKAMLLNKIVALKKPLQHRDNCSKLENEICVLSSLPENRHVISLLGTSQVHLNSNNKLIVMEFMPNGSLHDLLHVAPTPPSWPKRVEIAIQVARAVQFLHEGKPTVIHRDIKSENILFDSDWNAKLADFGLAVLFDLPSQVSQPAAGTIGYLDPCYTTPSKLSTKSDMFSFGVVLLEIISCRKVIDVYKSPASIVDWAVALIEEERINEICDARIGFPVYMSSTIRHILYVAASCVSSNVENRPTIGEIVREMENSVIERVRLPIWINMLRNLVLMRRKKKLAKKWRQEKCATVLEQSDDGVRVPSGKLLLWQVLADAEME; this comes from the coding sequence AAGCTTCTCTCCGACTCGGCTGGTCGGCAAAGGCAGCCATGGAATGGTCTACAAAGCCATGCTACTCAACAAAATTGTTGCCCTAAAGAAGCCATTGCAACATCGTGACAACTGCTCCAAGCTCGAAAACGAAATATGTGTGTTATCGTCCTTACCCGAGAACCGGCATGTTATAAGCCTTCTTGGAACAAGCCAAGTTCATTTGAACAGCAACAACAAGCTCATTGTCATGGAGTTCATGCCCAATGGCTCTCTCCATGACCTACTTCATGTTGCACCTACACCGCCTTCGTGGCCTAAACGTGTAGAAATCGCCATCCAAGTTGCCCGGGCGGTCCAATTTCTTCACGAAGGGAAGCCTACGGTGATCCACAGGGACATCAAGTCTGAAAATATTTTGTTCGATTCAGATTGGAATGCCAAGTTGGCGGATTTTGGACTTGCCGTGCTGTTTGATTTGCCGAGTCAAGTGAGTCAACCCGCTGCAGGAACTATTGGATATTTGGACCCTTGTTACACCACGCCTAGCAAATTAAGCACCAAAAGTGATATGTTTAGTTTTGGTGTTGTGTTGCTTGAGATCATTAGCTGCAGAAAAGTCATCGATGTTTATAAGTCACCCGCTTCGATAGTGGACTGGGCAGTGGCATTAATCGAAGAAGAGCGAATCAACGAGATTTGTGATGCAAGGATAGGGTTTCCCGTATACATGTCAAGCACAATAAGGCACATTTTATATGTTGCAGCAAGTTGTGTATCGTCCAATGTAGAAAATCGTCCGACGATCGGAGAGATTGTTAGGGAGATGGAAAATTCTGTTATCGAACGAGTTAGGTTACCGATTTGGATCAATATGTTGAGGAACTTGGTACTcatgaggaggaagaaaaagttAGCAAAAAAATGGCGGCAGGAAAAATGTGCAACAGTACTAGAACAAAGTGACGATGGTGTTCGTGTCCCCAGTGGAAAGCTATTGCTGTGGCAGGTATTGGCTGATGCTGAGATGGAATAG